The [Bacillus] selenitireducens MLS10 genome includes a region encoding these proteins:
- a CDS encoding long-chain-fatty-acid--CoA ligase: MQTLTEKPWFQHYPEEIPTSIDYEEQTLQYYLKRAAERYPDKKALHFMGKEMTYSEVYTEAMKLANQLRGLGVEQGDRVAIMLANTPQAVISYYGVLFSGAIVVQTNPLYVEREIEHQMNDSGAKVIICLDLVYPRVSKVQDKTSLEHVIVTGIKDYLPFPKNLIYPFIQKKNTGIKVDLTYNDHLHSFTDFIEKGSDADIPLKIDPKNDLALLQYTGGTTGPAKGVMLTHYNLTVNTQQCESWMYKLEPGKEVIMAALPFFHVYGMTTVMNLSIRLGYKMIIMPKFDPKGILKAIEKHRATLYPGAPTMYIGLLNHPDISKHDLSSIKACISGSAPLPVEVQSQFEDITKGKLVEGYGLTETSPVAIANLIWGKRKPGSIGLPWPDTEIMILSAETGEAAGPNEVGEICIRGPQVMKGYWHLPEATQASFRDDWFLSGDMGYMDEEGYFYIVDRKKDMIIAGGFNIYPREVEEVLYEHDAVQEVCVIGVPDPYRGETVKAFVVLKDGSKVTEDDLDEFARKQLASFKVPRLYEFRDELPKTMVGKILRRVLVDEEKAKQKQENDK, encoded by the coding sequence ATGCAAACATTGACAGAGAAGCCGTGGTTTCAGCATTATCCAGAGGAGATTCCGACATCCATTGACTATGAGGAACAAACGCTTCAGTACTACCTGAAGCGGGCAGCCGAGCGTTACCCGGACAAAAAAGCCCTGCATTTCATGGGGAAGGAAATGACCTACAGTGAAGTCTACACAGAGGCTATGAAGCTTGCCAATCAGCTCAGAGGACTCGGTGTGGAACAGGGAGACCGTGTGGCAATCATGCTCGCGAACACGCCGCAGGCCGTTATTTCTTATTATGGGGTCCTTTTTTCCGGTGCGATCGTTGTTCAGACGAACCCACTTTACGTTGAACGGGAAATTGAGCATCAGATGAACGACTCGGGAGCGAAGGTCATTATCTGCCTCGATCTCGTATATCCGAGGGTATCGAAGGTTCAGGATAAGACGAGCCTTGAGCATGTGATTGTGACAGGTATCAAAGATTATCTGCCATTCCCGAAGAATCTGATTTACCCGTTTATCCAAAAGAAGAATACAGGTATCAAGGTTGATTTAACGTATAACGATCATTTGCATTCCTTTACGGATTTTATTGAAAAAGGATCCGATGCTGATATTCCGCTCAAAATTGACCCGAAGAATGATCTTGCTTTGTTGCAGTACACCGGTGGTACGACAGGACCGGCGAAAGGTGTTATGCTGACGCATTACAACCTCACGGTCAACACCCAGCAGTGTGAATCGTGGATGTACAAGCTCGAACCGGGTAAAGAAGTGATTATGGCGGCATTGCCGTTCTTCCACGTCTATGGCATGACGACGGTTATGAACCTGAGCATCCGACTCGGGTATAAAATGATCATCATGCCGAAATTTGATCCGAAAGGGATTTTAAAGGCCATTGAGAAGCACAGGGCCACCCTGTATCCGGGAGCACCGACGATGTATATCGGCCTCTTGAATCATCCGGATATCAGCAAACATGATCTTTCATCCATCAAAGCGTGCATCAGCGGTTCCGCTCCTTTGCCTGTTGAGGTGCAGTCGCAGTTTGAAGATATTACGAAAGGGAAGCTCGTTGAAGGCTATGGTCTAACGGAGACGTCTCCTGTTGCGATTGCCAACCTGATTTGGGGCAAGCGAAAACCAGGATCCATTGGGCTTCCGTGGCCGGATACCGAGATTATGATCCTTTCAGCAGAAACCGGAGAAGCCGCAGGCCCGAACGAAGTGGGGGAAATCTGCATCCGCGGTCCACAGGTGATGAAAGGCTACTGGCATCTGCCGGAAGCGACCCAGGCCTCATTCAGGGATGATTGGTTCCTCTCGGGTGATATGGGGTACATGGATGAAGAAGGGTACTTCTATATCGTTGACCGGAAAAAAGACATGATTATTGCCGGAGGCTTTAATATTTATCCGCGTGAAGTGGAAGAAGTGCTTTATGAGCATGATGCTGTCCAGGAAGTATGTGTCATCGGCGTTCCGGATCCGTACCGGGGTGAGACGGTCAAAGCATTCGTCGTCCTGAAGGATGGTTCCAAGGTTACGGAAGATGACCTGGATGAATTTGCCCGAAAACAGCTCGCGTCGTTTAAAGTGCCGAGATTATATGAGTTCCGGGATGAACTTCCAAAGACGATGGTCGGTAAGATTTTGAGACGTGTCCTTGTCGATGAAGAAAAAGCAAAACAAAAACAGGAAAATGACAAATAG